DNA sequence from the Xyrauchen texanus isolate HMW12.3.18 chromosome 35, RBS_HiC_50CHRs, whole genome shotgun sequence genome:
GACATTCGACGAGAGTGTAGGCCACCTTGGCGGCTGATGTACGCAattgtcgctgtgttgtccatccggatcAACAAATGCTTGCctcggatcaatggcaatagcctcctcagggcaagtagtactgccagcaactcgaggcagctgatgtgccaacacagtcaCAGGCCAGTCCAAGGGCCGATGACtgagtgcccgttgcacatggcaccccagccaTGCTGGGAGGCATCAGTCATAACCACGACATGCCTgtggacctggcctaggggaactcctgcccgtaggaaagctaggtctgaccaggggctatATAGACGGCGACAAGCCTGCGTGACGAGAACGTGGTATATGCTGTGGTggcatgctcgtctctcgactcgggtctgtagtcagtgctgaagtggtctcatatgcatcaacccgagcggcgtgaccgttgctgaggatgccatatgccccaggacccTCTGAagggatttcagtgggaccaaagTATTCTGTCTAAACGCATGCAGGGTGGCTTGATGCCGGAGCCAGCCTACTGGGGAGGGCTGTGgcggagccagtgttgctgccaCCGGGGGACTCACTTGGCGACAAACAGACGGGAGTGCGAGACATTGCGTCGcgccagggcaggatgtgttgaatggtccCCATCTGCCTTTTAAACATTGCTGGGCGAAATCCTCTATGGCCAACCTGGTTCGATCAAGTTgggccaaaggtggcgctcctggaccactatggtggacatcgcctgcccgagaggcCACGGTGTGACCATCATCACTCGGAGGGCAAGACAGTAatcgagcgcagctcctgcatcaatctcaGGTCAGAACTACAttcgtgcagttctttgagtgccacggcttggtgcacttgcaggagagccatggtgtgcagggaggaggcggcctgtccagtgacCTGGGGAGTCGCCGagcaccccctggcagccccacagtcgagggtagtgagagaggacAAGCCCGTGAActgggtccgggcagtaaaagatgCCTGCCACGATCGCGtgagctcatcgtgcacttctgggaagaaaggtacGGGGGCGGGAGGGCGGCCGTAAGCGGCGCTCGGTGCCCCGGGACCAATCACCGGGCtgcgagggttcaggggggagcggaggattccactccatcccGACGCTCGCAGCCGCCCGGACAAGAATGTCCGTCAGCTGCGGATGGCgacagactgaaccaacccactctccgatgctgtaatcgaaagctcatccactTCACGAGCCACGAATGAGACCGCAAACTacctttataaccgtatgtccagaggagtggcatgcaaattccacacggcaattctcattggccttttctcaagatcagaaatccctagtgtcaactcatcgacacaacgtcaagtgagtgacagatagggaactctgAGGACCCCTTTCACACTTCCCTCTTTCACACTTCCTGCTcgtggtggatgcaacagtaggacatgtGGTCTggtaaattttatatttttttcagatttaaaacaaacaatatttaagtatctGTGCtcacagcttcaacatgtcaacACCGTCATCCAATTATGATAATTTCTGTTAGAATTGTGGGATAAATTTGGGCATTTTAGTTTAGTTGTAGAGGCAGCATTAACTGAAACCCCAAAATGAATCACTTTGTTGCACAACACATAGTTAAGATgggaaaatattacattttgtcaacTCTGTCAGAATTTTCAGAATAGTGTAAAAAGAGAAACAAATGTGTAGAAAGTATTTAATCacttaactcctttactgaacacCATTATTAGATCATTAAAGACTTTTCTTACATGGATCACATTAAAATAGCACGCTTTTAGTGTGTCTGACGGAGTTGACACAAGTGACAGTAAGATGTAAGTTATGAagtaaataaatgttactttgtataaAATCTTCCTTTACATGGTTCATTTGctgagacatttaaatatatCAGTTTCAAATtagtttaatattataaaattaaaaataagattttaaacatgtttgtcTGTTATTTTAAGAATCAGTGCCCTGCATGATGAAAAGGGAGTAAACAGAAGTTTAAAGAtgatgtgtgtcatttatttgaTGTTGAAATACTTTGTCCTATCCCTCAATATGCAGAGAACCTGTAGTTCAACAGTATTGCATAAAATACAGATGATGTCTGATTTATAGCATGTGTGAGCACGCAACATCCTAATTACAGAAAATTAAGTTTCATTTATACAGAACTGAAGTGTGTAGCTCACACActcatttgtacatttgtaaaacTAAAGCAGCAACATGTTTCACAGTAAAAGCAGAAGTGAAAGGAGAACTTGTATTTACAAATGACTGATATACCAGAAATGTGTCTTTGTGCATGTACCAAAGCAGtatacacaaacatattttgttgggaaattttatattttaaaagcacattttcatgAATTGTGGATAATCAGTTTTCCAAATGCTGGACACATTTCACTTAGAAAATTCAGTTTTCTCTCATACAATGTCAAATATCCAAGATTCTGTGTGTGATAAAGATTTCAAGAGGTCGCTAAAATAGTCATACAAATAACCACAAAATATATGTGAGTAAATCTTTTATTTCAGcagtttaattagattttttctggaaataaaggttttgtacattttacatggatcagaaaatgtgttttttttcttcctgttAATAGTTTGAGTTGAGTTCCTTCCATTGTGATTGTGAGGATACGAAACAAACAAGCTCTATTTAGTAATGCaaaattattcattaaataatctcTATATTCTgtggttgtggtggttgtatgtTGTCTTCACTGTGGTTGTGTCACTCAGTGCAACAGGATGTGGAAGAACAGAGGCGACAAAAGAAGCAAGAAACTGCCCTTATTGATTCCATCTAATCAAGACAAGAGATgtttttacaaacacaaaaacagtcATTATATTTAAAGATTCACTTAATTAGAATTTGACTTTTTGAATTTTGGATTGCAACAATAAAGTGATCAAATACTTAATTCTTTAAACGGTACCCTAATTCTAatagctttggataaaaatgtctgcttAACGAATGAATGTAAATGACCACATGGTCAAATGAAGGACAATACCTGTGCCATTGCAGAGATCAGTGTCACAGCACTTGACAGAAACTGTTCCTCCATTTGGGAGCTTTTGGGTTCCAGGTGTACATACGGGTACACAAGCCTTAGCTGTGAAAGACCCCTCAACGGAATCTATGACAAAGACAGGAACCCCCAATTTAAGATAGAAGAAGACATTTTTCCCCCAAAAACGCCAAGTTTACATAAGACACATTTCCTGAGGATATAATTAGGAAAATAATCCATGTGAAGAGCtcaacaaataaacattttcactcCAGTTGTGCTGTAACTTTCAGTTATTTATGACCAGACTTACCAATGGATTGTTCCGTTATTACACTTCCACATTTGGAACCTCCAATGGGACATGTCATCGTTGTTCCATCACAAGAACCCGTTTTTGGATTAAATGTGCACAAATAACATTTGAGAGAGTGTCCTGtagcaagaaaaagaaagactTTCATTAACATCTCTATATGAACCACATAATACGTCGATACTTTACATGCTGAAGTGCTTTTTTACCTCCAGTGAGAAAAATCAAAAGAAGCACAACAGAGACTCGTAGATTCATCTTTGCTCAGGAGGGAAATGAAATCTCATAGTTTCAGATCTGTTTTATGATCGCTGAAAAGGGGAGGGTTCATTGAGGAAATAAATGCAGATTCATAAAAATTAGAGGCGGGAGTTATACTTCTGAGATTACAAAACTTTGACTAGTTTTTATATTCCCCCATTATGTAGAgcaacaaataaagtgaaagtggaaatttagagtaaaaaaaggacttaactttgatctgtttctcactttcaCATTTCCCACTTTCACACTTCCCCACTTTCACACTTTCCCACTTTCACACTTTCCCACTTTCACACTTTCCCACTTTCACACTTTCCCACTTCCCCACTTTCACACTTTCCCACTTTCACACTTCCCCACTTTCACACTTTCCCACTTTCACACTTTCCCACTTTCACACTTTCCCACTTCCCCACTTTCACACTTTCCCACTTTCACACTTCCCCACTTTCACACTTTCCCACTTTCACACATCCCACTTTCACACTTTCCCACTTTCACACTTTCACACTTTCACACTTTCCCACTTTCCCACTTTCACACATCCCACTTTCACACTTTCCCACTTTCACACATCCCACTTTCACACTTTCCCACTTTCACACTTCCCCACTTTCACACTTCCCCACTTTCACACTTCCCCACTTTCACACATCCCACTTTCACACTTTCCCACTTTCACACTTCCCACTTTCACACTTCCCCACTTTCACACTTCCCACTTTCACACTTTCCCACTTTCCCACTTTCACACTTCCCCACTTTCACACTTCCCCACTTTCACACATCCCACTTTCACACTTTCCCACTTTCACACTTCCCCACTTTCACACTTCCCACTTTCACACTTCCCCACTTTCACACTTCCCACTTTCACACTTCCCCACTTTCACACTTTCCCACTTTCACACTTCCCCACTTTCACACTTCCCACTTTCACACTTCCCACTTTCACACTTCCTACTTTCACACTTCCCCACTTTCACACTTCCCCACTTTCACACTTTCCCACTTTCACACTTTCCCACTTTCACACTTTCCCACTTTCACACTTTCCCACTTTCACACTTTCCCACTTCCCCACTTTCCCACTTTCCCACTTTCACACATCCCACTTTCACACTTTCCCACTTTCACACTTTCACACTTTCACACTTTCCCACTTTCCCACTTTCACACATCCCACTTTCACACTTTCCCACTTTCACACATCCCACTTTCACACTTTCCCACTTTCACACATCCCACTTTCACACTTCCCCACTTTCACACTTCCCCACTTTCACACTTCCCCACTTTCACACTTTCCCACTTTCACACTTTCCCACTTCCCCACTTTCACACTTTCCCACTTTCACACTTCCCCACTTTCACACTTCCCCACTTTCACACTTTCCCACTTTCACACTTCCCCACTTTCACACTTCCCACTTTCACACTTCCCACTTTCACACTTCCCACTTTCACACTTCCCCACTTTCACACTTTCCCACTTTCACACTTCCCCACTTTCACACTTCCCCACTTTCACACTTCCCACTTTCACACTTCCCACTTTCACACTTCCCACTTTCACACTTTCACACTTCACACTTTCACACCTCCCCACTTTCACACTTCCCCACTTTCACACATCCCACTTTCACACTTTCCCACTTTCACACATCCCACTTTCACACTTTCCCACTTTCACACATCCCACTTTCACACTTCCCCACTTTCACACTTCCCCACTTTCACACTTCCCCACTTTCACACATCCCACTTTCACACTTCCCCACTTTCACACTTCCCCACTTTCAC
Encoded proteins:
- the LOC127629078 gene encoding lymphocyte antigen 6B-like, whose product is MNLRVSVVLLLIFLTGGHSLKCYLCTFNPKTGSCDGTTMTCPIGGSKCGSVITEQSIDSVEGSFTAKACVPVCTPGTQKLPNGGTVSVKCCDTDLCNGTDGINKGSFLLLLSPLFFHILLH